The Desmodus rotundus isolate HL8 chromosome 2, HLdesRot8A.1, whole genome shotgun sequence region GACCTTTTCCTAAGGGCTCTTTGCACGCGCGTTGGCGGCGGGCGTGTGGTGGCCTAGGGGGCGGGAACCCGGACGCACGCGCTACTGCCGACCCTCTTTCCCCTGCGGGGTCTCCATAGGTGTGTAATTCCATGGAGAAAACATGGCCTTGGGCGGAGAAATTGActtaaatgtttgctgaaaaCATCCTGAAAAacctaaagaaggaaaatatttgacCTTGGAATAAAATAAGGTTGCCGTTACAGCTCATGGGGCTGCTGACCAGAGAAGCACAAACGACCCCTAACATACATAGGGCGTGGGAGATTAACTCGAAATACAAAGCATTGCATTCAAATGGGTTTCCTAAAGGAGTAATCTGAGTTGGGGCGTTATCTCTGAAACCACACGTGGTGTTTTACAAGTAACGTTTACAATGGCATTATATTTGTAGAACATAATCACatactgttttttgtttgaatCAAACATTTCTCCCTACAGGCAGGACAGGCATTTAGAAAGTTTCTGCCCCTCTTTGATCGTGTACTGGTTGAAAGGTGTGCTGCAGAAACTGTAACTAAAGGAGGCATTATGCTTCCagaaaaatctcaaggaaaagtATTGCAAGCAACTGTAGTAGCTGTTGGATCAGGCTCCAAAGGAAAGGTAAATGGGAGCTAAAAAGAAACTACTTACTATGTGAAGTGGAGGggcaaaaaagaaacatttggttGTTATTAAAAGCAGCTTTTTAAGTATCTTGTATTTCCAGATCATTCCCTAGTTCAATCACATGTGATTTGGCTCTTTAAGGAAAatgattgtaaaataaaattgcacATCTTACATGAAGGGTACTTTGAGAATATTAAAACTATTAGCCAAATAGCCTTTTGGTACCTTAGTATGACCAGTGTTTTCTGcaaattctgaatttatttaaaaaaaatttttaagttcaagtactgagtttattttttaagattttgtttatttatttatttttaagacatggggtgggaggaggaaagagaggaagagaaatatcgatgtgagagagaaacagtagttgtgtatgtgccctgaccaggagtcaaaccttTTGCTTTAAGGtagatgcccaagcaactgaaccacaccggtcaggactcaaattttgaatttttgataaaacaaaaaaattaagcttGGAGATAATTAATAATGGGTCTAATCTTTAACACTGAAATTGTCCTAATCCATTAACCACTCCTTACCTTACTTGGCATACCTGTGAAAGGAACAGGTTGGGCTATCCTTCCAGGTATTCTTCAGTTAACTGGTTAGACCTCAGAGCTCTAAAGTATCAGCCAGAATACACAGTTAATGCCCTTGGAGTCAAATATGTTAATTACATTGTTGCATTTGCCTCGAAGAAACAAAGTTATAGCAGGGAGCCAGGAATGGGGAAGCCTTTAGCAAGTGGCCCTATGCTTCAGTCTGTCTCTCCAAATCTGTTTTTGAGGAAAGGAAATTGAATCACAAACGAAGTAATTTTCAAATTCAGGAAGTCTTAAATTTTTGTACACTGAAGTTGAACATAACCATGTATACATGGTTTTAAAAACTGGCTTATTTTACACAGTCCATACTAGGTTAGGTTAATATTTAACCATTAGAAACTAGCTTAGGTTAGTTTTCCCTGTATAACTTCTTGAACTTTTCCACTGAAATCAGATGTTAGTTTAAGCTACTATGTGGgcattatttcaaaatgttaactAAGACTGTGGTGATATCTTAGAGTGAAAAACtacagttgtatttttttatcatttgacTACCTAGTCATTTTTAAACAACTGATTCAATTAACAAAAGTGAGGTGTGACTATTTGGTGAGCTAAATGTCTTTCCTAATAAATATCCTTATATTCTTAAGGGTGGAGAGATTCAACCAGTTAGTGTGAAAGTTGGAGATAAAGTTCTCCTTCCAGAATATGGAGGAACCAAAGTAGTTCTAGATGACAAGGTATGTAaatttataagttttttaaaatctggcTTTGCAGAGTTAAGTGTTTGCTATTTTCTTAACCACTGGTTTCTCTATTTGCAGGATTATTTCTTATTTAGAGATGGTGACATTCTTGGAAAGTATGTAGACTGAAATAAGTCACTATTGAAATGGCATCATGTGACGCAGCCCATTCCTTTGAAGTACTGAAATCTTTCATCATGTAAATAATTTCCGTGTCTCTTTTATAATAAACGAATGATATCCAAAGTACTGACATccagtgtcttttaaaatttagtttcacTGTACTGAtataaacatttccaaataaaaacatatcaatAAATGGTCGATTTTTGTTTAGTGATTTTAAGATGGTTTTAgagttctctatttttttccccccttaagtAACCTGCAGAGAATTCTGGGAAACAGggcttttaattttcacattgaaCTTAGTATTGCTACACAGATCATTAATGCTGATATAAAGCCATGtatttacacttaaaattttgagaTCCCAAAGAAGAGAGTCTGTctacataagaaacatccaaatctGTGGTAAGAGTTAATGCTCCCCAGAGCGGCAGTTGgtgtttttatgtatttgaggTTGAGGAGGGAACTAAGGAAGATTATATAGAGGTGGGaaaaagcaaggtggggattggGTGGTTGTCTTTAGAAGGATGGGTCTGAAAAGAGGCATATCAAAGATGGGTTAATCTACTTAGATGTACAGAAACCATGAACAAGGCTTGCTTAAAACAAGGGTAAAGCTTTTTCCTCTTACGGTATTTTGCTGTGTAATgtgctcccgtgtataatgtgcacccatttttttgtgcatattatacacaggattatacACATACcgatggtatgtaatcattatgcccatgtaAAATGCTTAcccttttccctcaaaaatgtaggtagaaaagtgctcattatacagTAAAATGCCCAGTTGAGAATTTACAGTCTCATCACAGGAACGCTTTTTCCCCACAGCTGCTGTACGCTGATTCAGGCAGAAAAACCCAGTGTTCCAGTTAGGAGATGGTGAAAGCAGGAGGTgcttatgagaaagggaaggcgGATAATCGCTGGAACAGAAGGAATGGATTTCTATAGGTGCAGATAAACATAGTTATACTAAATTGTAAAGGATGTTAATCATTGTGCTTGCTTGTTAGCTTTGCAAACAGTTTGGAATACACTGTTGCTTTAGGCCCAGTGCAAAGGTTAACTTGCCCACTTAATATTCCAAAGGTTTGAGAAATAAGATTTGCAAGTCTGGGATGGTAGCTTCAACTTCGAAAAAAGCCTCCATTGATAGTCAAACCTGGCTTCTTGACCGTCCCTCATAATCTCAAATAATTGATTTATAGTCAAACCTGGCTTCTTGACCGTCCCTCATAATCTCAATTTGATTCTCAACTGAGAATCAAGTTTACAGAAAGAATGTTCCGGTTGTCAAAACTTAAGTTCTTGGCTGGACAGCCCTTTTCATGATACCTGTATGACCAGCCGTGTGTCTTTTGGGTGACAAAGAATGCACAAATAGGGTGTGtgttggttttcaaacaaatcactCCTTGAATGACCTTGTGGAACGAATGACATTgaagaactgaggttccactgtacATTATCTTTCACGATGTTACAGTGCAATGTGGGTtggtggggagggcagtgctACACGATCATTTAGGGTCCCAGACTTCCCATCTTATAGCCCAACTGTCCTGGGTGCTTAGAGTCACTCCACAGGATCATGCAGGAAATATTTATGGTTTAGGTCTAGAAATGAAGCACTTCATTACTCACTAGAGTTGATTAGAAAATTGCAGACTGGTTGGTTTAACATTCCACTCCTGGGAAAGGCTGAATCATGAAAGtgtctcaaaaatttttaaaaactcaagtaGTAACATTCTAACTTTATAACAAGCTTATATTGAGCTACATTTATGGAATCTAGTGTCTTACAGATactgttttcagaaaattttaaggaACATTTCCAGTTCTTAAAACTTAATACTTCCACACTTGGCAAAAGAACCCAAAGCAAGCTATATAATAGCTAATGTTGGTCCATAGTACCTTTGCATGCCAGGGTAGGCACTATGATTAAAAGCTCTAGTTCATTTCAGGAGCATTTTCTAGGTACTGACTACTGTTGTAAGTACTTTGCATGTATCAGTTAGTTTAATCTTTTGACAACCCTATGAGCTAGGTAACTCTCATCTTGCTGAtaaggaactgaggcacagaggggttaagtaaTAACTAagaccacttagcaagaagtgATAAAGCCAGGTTTTGGACCTAGGCAGTCCACCTTTCAGACACTGCTGTCTAAAACCATCATTTTTGGCCTCAGCTACTTGGCTAATTCTAAGTATTTGATACCACTGtggtattgggggtggggggtggggatgtgaATGGCAATTAGGTATCTAGTATATAATTTGTTGAATTTAACAAATAGGAGACTGAGTCACAACTGGATGTATTAATTGCTTGATTTAGCTATAGCAGCTAGGGAGAAttaagatttgaacccagactaTCCTACTCCAGACTTGATTACCAACCCCTAAAATCACCTACAGGCTATTTCTGTCTTGGTGGTCAAATTTAtcttaagttctttataaactagtttgatcacattttaaaagatgtgtcCCATATTTACCTTGTGGAATTGAAAACTAAATGAAGTTGTAAATGGCATAGAATAAGGTTCCAACTTTTATAATGTTCCCATAAGTAAAGtagtatgtatgtatttacatttACGTACAAGGTGTTTAGTGGCATTTGTTATACTAAGGCTTAATTTTTGTTAGGCACAAGaattatgattaaaaactctATTTTTACAGCACCCAACTGGCCATCAATTTCCTACTGTGCACAGCTAGATAATGGGCTTTGAAGATCCTAACCTTTTC contains the following coding sequences:
- the LOC112308078 gene encoding 10 kDa heat shock protein, mitochondrial isoform X2, with the protein product MAGQAFRKFLPLFDRVLVERCAAETVTKGGIMLPEKSQGKVLQATVVAVGSGSKGKGGEIQPVSVKVGDKVLLPEYGGTKVVLDDKDYFLFRDGDILGKYVD